TATAATGTTGTATGCTTTTCGTTTTTTACCAAATTTTCTATTCTCTTGATACAAGCAGCTTGAATCTCCTAGATGTGATTATGTACCTTCAGCAAAATGCACGGGAAAAACTGCAGTTCTCTGTATTTCAATGGTTGATTCATTGTGGTTGACTATTCTTGATGCTCTGTCCCTTATTTTAGCAAGGTTGGGTGAATTTTTTTTCTCTGATTTTGTGTTTCTGTTTCTCTCAAGCAAAACCAGTTGTGTATGCATTCTAATTCTAGTTCAATTTGAAGGTCTCAAGGAGAGGCTATTGTGTTGGAAATATTAAAGGGGTATCAGGCATTTACTCAGGTAACCCTGTATTgcataataaattataaattgtcTGCTAATTTTCACTGCTATTTCTATCAATTCAACTAAGCCTTAATACCTATGGGTTGGATAATTTGTGTTTTAGTTCTTTCAAAAGCAACTTATCGTTGTTTCCACTTGTAGTAACTGCCTAACCATTAATATTTGTTCACTGCAGTAGAGGCCTAAATTTTCTAATGGACTCTATTTAATTAGATATGGATGTTCCAATGCAAGATGATCGTTTCTGCTGACCCTTTTTGAATATTCTGCAGGCATGTGGAGTACTTCATGCCATAGAGCCTTTAAATTCTTTCTTAGCATCACTTTGCAAATTTACCATCAATTTCCCAAACGAAGTGGAAAGAAGAAGGTATAGCTTAATGATTACAGTGGTTTCTGATTTCTGAAAAGGTTGTTTCCCTTTTTCTCCTAGGGAGGTTTGGGGTCTAGTGTAGAGGTTACTGTGGTTTCAAAAGTAATACTCTGTCTCCATCCTCCCTGAATCCCCCTTTATAAGGTGTTCTTAATCAGTTTTTTTGACAAAATAGTGTTATTAATTTTTTCCTTCGTTTCTTGCAACAAAAACACCGGAAAGAATATCAATAAGAGAAATCTATTTATTCTCATTGTTGCTTAAGAGTGACCCCATTTGCTTTTAAGGTTTTTTGAAATCATAGGCACTGCTATCAAGGTGACTAGTAAAAAGCCGTGGAATGAAACAGACCCAATATGGGGATTTAGCAAAATCTGGAAGATTGAGCTACTAGTCTAGCAAATGGCACAATGCCTTTGGAAATTGTTTGAAGCATAAATATAAAAAGCAGGACTGTCAGCATTAAAATATAGAAAATCAGGTAGCTTGAAGTGAAAGATGTAACCAATAACTTCACTAGAAGAGACCCATTGATTCCTTGTAAAAGAGAAGCTACAAGCAAAGTTCCTCATGAGTCCATCAATAAGTCACGATAAAGCTTCTGAATACAATTGTGATGGTGTCGGGCTTTTATAAATCTAATGTACATTGTTTGGTATTTTCTCTTTAAACATTTTATGCAATTGTTTAGCACACTTAATTGTTCTTTTTAAAGGTGATACATGCATAATTTGTTGTAGAAATATTTGTAGTGTATCCTCTTAAAGGTTGTACTAGCATTCTAACAATGCTTAAAATTGAGATTTCAGTGGCGTATTACTCTCTCCTGCATCAAAGCGTTCTGATATAAATTTTGACCAGAGAGATAACATTGTCCTTACACCAAAGAACGTGCAGGTATCATGAATGGTTTCGTGAGTATGGTATATTCACTTAATTTTCCAGATCATATAACAGATTAAACACTCTTGAACTAGATAATGTTCTAATTGCACTCATGACCCAGGCTTTGAGGACTCTCTTCAACATTGCTCATAGACTACATAATGTGTTGGGCCCCTCTTGGGTTTTGGTATGTTGGTCTGGTTTTTATATCTTTCTGAACACGGTgagatttaaaaattataattgttCATGATATATATAAATGTAGGTGTTGGAAACTTTGTCTGCGCTGGACAGAGCAATCCATTCGCCACATGCCGCCACACAGGTAATTTGGGAAACATTTTTAGGTGTAATTTTTTCAGCAGCATCCCGTATCCATCTTGTTGTCAttcaataaaataaagttagtagtTTCAACAGCATTATACTGGAATAAGCAATAGTTTCCCTATTGCTGATGCCTTGTTTTCCCTTGAGACAACTCAATTACGTCTTGGTGTTCTGAAAATGATTTTTTAAGTTGTTAACCCATTCCTTGAGTTCTGGCGTTTGAACAGAGTTTATATCAATACACCAATACACTCATTAAACTGTAAAAATCTCTTATCTTTTGTAACTACAGGAAATTTCTACATCTGTGCCAAGAGTTACAAGAGCATTATCTGGTCAATACAGTGATTTCAGTATTCTCTCCTCTTTAAATTCTCAGGTATTAGAAACTAGTACTTTTTGGTATGGTATAATAGCTGATAAAGGCTTGGGGAACTCTAATGGAAAATTTTGACCTTGACTGTTCCTTTTGTCCATATTCTCTTATGTAGTCAATGGCCAAACTTTGAGGATTTTCAAAAATCCATTGTAAAAAGTGGATGGTGTTCCAGAATATTTGGAACTACCTGTTTTATGTTTTTCTTCCATTTTTTTTCCTTCTAGTTTCCACTACCCTTTCTATCTtgtaaataagtaataataagGTGCAGTATCTAACCTTATGTTTTTTCTTGAAAGCTGTTCGAGAGCTCAGCACTTATGCACATATCTGCTGTTAAGTCACTTCTTTCTGCACTTTGTCAATTGTCACATCAATGCATGCTTGACACTTCAAGTGGTTTTGGACCATCAACAAGTCAGAAAATTGGGAGTATCAGTTTTTCAGTTGAAAGAATGATATCCATCCTTGTCAACAATCTTCACCGTAAGTAGTATGGTTTTGCTGATGTTTCTTGAAGTTTCATAATCATAATAGATGACATTAACATAGGTTCATGCCTCACATCAATATTCACAAATCTtcccatgtttgaatttttgcAGATTTATCTGCTCTTCATGCTTATGTTTGTTATTAACTTATTATAAAGAGCGTAACTGCCAAAACCTTCAGCAATATGAAGAAAAATTTGGCTTAAATTTTTATCGATTTTTTCCTGGTACAGGTGTTTTACCATTGTGGGATCAAGTTGTTGGGCACTTTCTTGAGGTGATCATAACTTATACTTCTCATTCAATGAGTAATGCTAGCATTATTTAGAGTTTAGATCTTTCATGACAAAAAGAAATGCTGCAGCTTGCTGACAATTCTAATCAGCATTTGAGAAACATGGCACTTGATGCGTTGGATCAATCAATTTGTGCTGTTTTAGGTTCTGAAAATGAAGATCATGCATTGTCCAGATCTGATGACAATTCTCAGGATGTGAGAATTTCTGCTTTTTTATGACTGGATTAACTATATGATTTGAGGAcatatatgtgtgtgtatgtatATTCATGCCGCTTATAGTTACTCTTCTCTGTGTGTGTGTAGTTAGAAAGTAATGAAACAGAACTAAGGCTGCTTGAATCTGCTGTCATATCTCCTCTGAGGGTCCTATATTCGTCTTCTCAAAGCATTGATGTCCGTGCTGGGTCATTGAAAATTCTTCTGCATGTCTTGGAGGTATATGCTACAGCAGGGAAACTGATTGAAGCTTAAGTTAATTACTATGctcattttgtttttaattacaAATGCTTTCCCAGAGGTGCGGAGAAAAATTGCGATACTGTTGGCctgatatacttgaattgttgagGTTTGCCTTCTTCTCTGCTGTTTACTTCCACTTTATTTTTTGTCATTTGGGGGGTTGTTAGGCATTCTGAGATTTCTGATAATTTACTTCATCTTATCTGGTTCTGTTTTATCAGTCATCTCTGCTTTTTCTCTCATTTAGGTCAGTTGCAGATGCATCTGAAAAGGATCTTGTCACTCTGGGTTTCCAGGTTTGTGAATCTTTGCCTGAGAAATGTTGGTGAAATTCATATTAATCTTCTGAAATCGTCTTTCCTTTGTTACACAAGCACATACATGCTGATATTATGGTTAGTTCTATAAAGTAAGTTCGACCTAACTTTTTCTTTTACTATATAGAGCCTGCGTGTGATTATGAATGATGGACTTTCATCCATACCTCCAGACTATCTCAATGTGTAAGATCCCGGgtgattaaatttttaattgttttattgttttatttttacaaGTTTATTTTGACCATTGAAAGAAGGACACGTGCAATACTAGAGGGTAACAAAATATGCATCTGAAAATTGCAGATGTATTGATGTTACTGGAGCATATGGTGCTCAAAAAACCGAGTTGAATATAAGCTTGACTGCAATTGGGCTATTATGGACTACAACGGACTTTATTGTGAAGGGATTGTCACATGAGTCTGCAGAAGAGAAGGAAACAGGTAAAGTGCCATTATATTTTTATCTCATCATTGTTTGAGTGCATGTTCTTGTGAGTGGTATTAATTTACAATCAGGAAACAACTACAGAAATTATGGAGGTTATTTCTGTTTCAAATAAAATGGATGGTCAAAATGGGGAAGAGCAGACAGACAATATATCTGTTGACATTAACAGCCATTCTCCCTCAGCCAATATGGTGGACCGAGATAAGTTGATAGTCTCTGTTTTCTCATTGCTTCAAAAACTTGGAGCTGATGAAAGGCCAGAGGTATGATTAGCTTTCCTGTTATAATGGTGTCTATGTTTTATTTCTGTTTCTGCAATTCTCATTCTACAAATCAACTGGTGCTAGGTGCTAAAGAATTTCCTAAAATCCTAGCAACCAGGAAATGAACAGATGAAAGAAAATATTGAGATTGGGTAATATATATATCTGTGTTGCTCATGGTGAGATATGTTTGATGGTCCACATTAGATATGTGGCTGTTGGAAAGTCTTTTCTTGGAGAGGAGACCTTGCATAAAAATGctaatatttttagttaaatgTAAATGCATAGTACCTGTGCTTTGAAGCTGGTAGTTTCTTAACAGGTTCAGTTTATCTGTAAGATGTTGGTTTTCCAAAGATGTGTATCTCATTCAAGAATTGACTAGCTTCGTATGCTTAACTTGAAGTTTGATGTATTCAAGTAACAGGCTTTAGTGATGCTAGTTAACAATGGAGGCTTGACAAGATCTGTTAGACAAGAAAATTTATTCTCCTCGACATTTTTAATTCTTGTTATAGTTAACCTTCTCGTTACCTTCTATCTTCATATTCAAACCTTTTGAAATTCTCCTGTTGGGCTTTATTTGGACTCAAGCTGTGATTTGATTGCCATTGGATATTTAAATCCtttaattatgttaaatttaACATATAATGTAGGTTAGAAATTCAGCTATCAGGACACTCTTTCAAATTCTTGGAGGTCATGGGCAAAAACTTTCAGAAAGCATGTGGGAGGACTGTCTCTGGAATTATGTTTTCCCAACATTAGATCGTGTTTCCCATATGGTAGGGTAATCAGCTGTCAAGGACACAAAAAGACTTTTACGTAACTTTGTAAATAGGCTTCAAGGATTTTGCTTGCAGGCAGCAACTTCATCAAAGGATGAATGGCAAGGGAAAGAACTTGGAATTCGAGGAGGAAAAGCAGttcacatgcttattcatcataGGTAATAAAATAATTCTGGTTGCATGTATCTATACATATGTAATCAGTTTACATTCTTTTATCATAATTGTAGACAGTCATTTCTCTTGCTATATGACTTTCTGAtccttaaaaaaataaatgtagTCGGAACACAGCTCAGAAACAATGGGATGAAACACTTGTACTAGTCTTCGGTGGAATAGCACGATTGTTGcgttctttctttcctttcctcAGAAGCTTAAACAATTTCTGGTCGGGTATGACCATAATTTGGTTCCTTTGATGAATCTATAGTTTCATCTTTCCAGCACACCCCCGGCCCTTTATTTTTCCTTGCTGCTAAGATTTCCCAGAAAATTCACTTTTTTTTGCAGGGTGGGAATCTTTGCTTCTCTTTGTAAAAAATAGCATTTTCAATGGTAGTAAAGAGGTTTCTCTTGCAGCAATAAATTGTTTACAGACAACCGTGCTTGGTCATTGCAGCAAGGTGCTTCTAAAACTTTATCATCTGTAGTGGAAATTCATGCTTTGAAGTTAGCTAATTTCATTCAACCTCTTCAAAACCCTGTTAAAATACTCACTTATGCCATAAAGTAAATACTTTCTTTTTAGGGGAACTTTCCAACACCTTATCTTGTCTCAGTACTAGATGTCTATGAGGTTTTTCTTCAAAAATCACCAAACTACAATGGTAGTACAACTATCAAGGTGAAGCAGGAGGTTTTGCTCGGTCTTGGTAATCTTCTATTTTTATCTTAGTTGAATTTATTTGCAAAAAGAAAGTAAAATGCATGCACAATTATACGAATCATTCACCTCTTAAGTTAACAAATTGATTTACAAGACAGATAATTGTTACATTATTTCCAACTCCAAAATGAAGAACCGTGTTTTGGATATGcttatgtattttataatttcttcAAACTTGATAGGAGAACTGTATGTGCAAGCACAAAGGATGTTTGATGATCAAATGTACAAACGGTTGCTTGCAATCATTGGTTTGGCAATCAAGCAGACTGTGACAAAAAGTGACAACTGTGAAGCTGAGCCTGTAAGTGTTTTTATGAACAAAGCTTATTTTATAGTTCAATATCCCTTTTGGTTCTTGAAAATAAGATAGGAGTTTGAAATGTCAAAATCAACTACTAGATGTAGCAAAGATCAACAATTATGTGCACTTACTGGGTTTGATACCAGCTAAATCTTCCCTTTCCTCATCTTAACCTTGATATTTTATGGGCTGGCCTGGGTTCATTGTTTGAAGAAGTTATTTAAGTAATCCTTTGTTCTTGTTGTAAACTTCCAATATTTCCATGCATTTTTGGCAAATTATGGATTCTTTTTTCTATGAGGACTGGCTGTGGCTTTGAATTGACCATAGCAGTTACTGTGTTAGTTGTAGCCTTAGAGCCTAATTGGTAGTGCCACCCCATTATACAAATGGGTCGAAGGGAGGTAGCCCACTAAATCACCGAGTATTTATGAGACAAATAATCCCAAACCCAAAAGCTGCTTTGAATATTTTGTAGCATTCATTTGCATGCATTTATGCTGCACTTTTTCAGGGACATGTTCCTCATTTGTTACGAACTGTGCTGGAAGTCTTGCCAATTTTACACCCAGCTGAGCACCTTTCTTCAATGTGGCTCATTCTTCTACGAGAACTCTTACAATATCTTCCAGGCCAAGATTCTCCTCCACAGGGTGAGGAAGAGGAGGCAGGAGAAGTTAGCACTAGTGATCATATTCCAGGTACAGATAAGGCTTCACTGCAGTTGATCAGAAATCTTTGACTATACCTTGATAAACGAGAAGCTCagattttatgtattatttatgcAGATGTTAATGTGAAAATGAAGTGTGAGACGCCCAATGATACTGCCTCTGCCTCTGTGCAGAAGGCTGAACTTCCATCTCCGACTTCCAGTTCTGCTCAAGAAGCAACAGTTAATATCCCCAGTTATTTGTTGGCAGAAAAACTTATTCCCGTTCTGGTAGATCTCATTCTACAAGCTCCAGCAGTTGAAAAGTATATCATTTTTCCGGAAGTTATACATAGCCTAGGGAGGTATATGATACTGCATTTACTGATGCGTAATATTTTCTACTGTGACTATTTTTACAGTCTATTTTCTAGGTTTTAATATCTGCAAGTGGTAGGTAATCGATATTTGTGTCCGTTTAATTGATAGAATCTGATTTTGGTATCTGCCCAACGAACTAATATACTCCTTTATATCTGTTTCTTGGGTTTGTTATAGGGACTGaagtaattattttttaattgctTCTataattgttaattttgttaggTCAATGACAACAAGAAGAGACAATCCCGATGATTCACTTTGGAGATTAGCTGTTAAGGGCTTTAATCGTATGCTTGTTGGTGATATCAGCGAAACAACTGTGGACAGTGGACCAGATTCAAAATTTAGTAAGCCTGCAAGGTTGCGTATATGGAAAAAAGTTGCTGATGTCTATGAAATATTTCTTGTGGGTTATTGTGGGCGTGCTCTTCCTTCCAATTCCCTCTCACCTGCCACACTCAAGGATGATGAGTCCCTTGAGATGACCATTGTAGACATTCTGGGTGAGCATATTCTTAAGTCCCCAATTGATGCCCCTATTGAGGTAAGTAATCCCCTTATAAAGCATCGTTAGCTCAAGTTCtagtttttttattttgctttttACCACCTAAAATCGGTTCTACTTTTTGATTAAAGATAGCTGACTCTGATGTGTTAGTTCAAAGTCCTAATTCTTTTGTTTATGTTAACAGATTCTGCAACGACTTGTTTCTACCTTGGACCGCTGTGCATCTCGTACATGCTCTTTACCTGTTGAGACTGTGGAACTTATGCCTCTCCATTGTAGTAGGTTTTCCTTGAAATGCTTACAGACATTATTTTCCCTGAGCAGGTAATAAAAGACAATTTAGTAGTATATTTTGTCCCATGTCCTATGGTAACTTTCATATGTTATAACTGATATTATAAAGCCTGATCACAGTTGCATTAGCAAAATGGTGCACATTGTAGACTTAACCTATAGAAAGTCTAGTTGTATTAAAATGTTTTCTTGTCAAGCTAGAAAAATGTCCATATGTAGCATTCCAATAACCTTTTGCATTTCCTTTTAGTAACA
This is a stretch of genomic DNA from Gossypium arboreum isolate Shixiya-1 chromosome 11, ASM2569848v2, whole genome shotgun sequence. It encodes these proteins:
- the LOC108473634 gene encoding uncharacterized protein LOC108473634 isoform X2, giving the protein MLLFCRFILSNYVAMFKILVPYEQVLQHQICSLLMTSLRTNYELEGEVGEPYFRRLVLRSVAHIIKLYSSSLITECEVFLSMLIKLTFLDLPLWHRILVLEILRGFCVEARTLRILFQNFDMHPKNTNVVEGMVKALARVVSSVQFLETSEESLAAVAGMFSSKAKGIEWSLDNDASNAAVLVASEAHAISLAIEGLLGVVFTVASLTDEAVDAGELESPRCDYVPSAKCTGKTAVLCISMVDSLWLTILDALSLILARSQGEAIVLEILKGYQAFTQACGVLHAIEPLNSFLASLCKFTINFPNEVERRSGVLLSPASKRSDINFDQRDNIVLTPKNVQALRTLFNIAHRLHNVLGPSWVLVLETLSALDRAIHSPHAATQEISTSVPRVTRALSGQYSDFSILSSLNSQLFESSALMHISAVKSLLSALCQLSHQCMLDTSSGFGPSTSQKIGSISFSVERMISILVNNLHRVLPLWDQVVGHFLELADNSNQHLRNMALDALDQSICAVLGSENEDHALSRSDDNSQDLESNETELRLLESAVISPLRVLYSSSQSIDVRAGSLKILLHVLERCGEKLRYCWPDILELLRSVADASEKDLVTLGFQSLRVIMNDGLSSIPPDYLNVCIDVTGAYGAQKTELNISLTAIGLLWTTTDFIVKGLSHESAEEKETEIMEVISVSNKMDGQNGEEQTDNISVDINSHSPSANMVDRDKLIVSVFSLLQKLGADERPEVRNSAIRTLFQILGGHGQKLSESMWEDCLWNYVFPTLDRVSHMAATSSKDEWQGKELGIRGGKAVHMLIHHSRNTAQKQWDETLVLVFGGIARLLRSFFPFLRSLNNFWSGWESLLLFVKNSIFNGSKEVSLAAINCLQTTVLGHCSKGNFPTPYLVSVLDVYEVFLQKSPNYNGSTTIKVKQEVLLGLGELYVQAQRMFDDQMYKRLLAIIGLAIKQTVTKSDNCEAEPGHVPHLLRTVLEVLPILHPAEHLSSMWLILLRELLQYLPGQDSPPQGEEEEAGEVSTSDHIPDVNVKMKCETPNDTASASVQKAELPSPTSSSAQEATVNIPSYLLAEKLIPVLVDLILQAPAVEKYIIFPEVIHSLGRSMTTRRDNPDDSLWRLAVKGFNRMLVGDISETTVDSGPDSKFSKPARLRIWKKVADVYEIFLVGYCGRALPSNSLSPATLKDDESLEMTIVDILGEHILKSPIDAPIEILQRLVSTLDRCASRTCSLPVETVELMPLHCSRFSLKCLQTLFSLSSFSDEEGNWSLTRSEVSKLVIMVLMMRCECILNRFLADEKDVGDRPLPRVRLEEVIFVLQELARLVIHSDTASVLPLNPHLRSTLAEGSSGKQPHLLVLFPSLSELVVSREGRVRELVKDLLKLIANELTLEKVSTGC
- the LOC108473634 gene encoding uncharacterized protein LOC108473634 isoform X1, which codes for MAFMAVLESDLRALSAEARRRHPAVKDAAEHAILKLRTLSSPSEISLNEDIVRIFLMACEVKTVKLSVIGLSCLQKLISHDAVAPSVLNEILPTLKDHAEMSDESVQLKTLQTILIIFQSRLHPESEENMAKALGICLQLLENNRSSDSVRNTAAATFRQAVALVFEHVVLVESLPAEKFGSGSYISRTSSVTGDVNRSMNNSELDNNFASRKSSLVRETATSSGKLGLRLLEDLTALAAGGSACWLHVSSLQRTFALDILEFILSNYVAMFKILVPYEQVLQHQICSLLMTSLRTNYELEGEVGEPYFRRLVLRSVAHIIKLYSSSLITECEVFLSMLIKLTFLDLPLWHRILVLEILRGFCVEARTLRILFQNFDMHPKNTNVVEGMVKALARVVSSVQFLETSEESLAAVAGMFSSKAKGIEWSLDNDASNAAVLVASEAHAISLAIEGLLGVVFTVASLTDEAVDAGELESPRCDYVPSAKCTGKTAVLCISMVDSLWLTILDALSLILARSQGEAIVLEILKGYQAFTQACGVLHAIEPLNSFLASLCKFTINFPNEVERRSGVLLSPASKRSDINFDQRDNIVLTPKNVQALRTLFNIAHRLHNVLGPSWVLVLETLSALDRAIHSPHAATQEISTSVPRVTRALSGQYSDFSILSSLNSQLFESSALMHISAVKSLLSALCQLSHQCMLDTSSGFGPSTSQKIGSISFSVERMISILVNNLHRVLPLWDQVVGHFLELADNSNQHLRNMALDALDQSICAVLGSENEDHALSRSDDNSQDLESNETELRLLESAVISPLRVLYSSSQSIDVRAGSLKILLHVLERCGEKLRYCWPDILELLRSVADASEKDLVTLGFQSLRVIMNDGLSSIPPDYLNVCIDVTGAYGAQKTELNISLTAIGLLWTTTDFIVKGLSHESAEEKETEIMEVISVSNKMDGQNGEEQTDNISVDINSHSPSANMVDRDKLIVSVFSLLQKLGADERPEVRNSAIRTLFQILGGHGQKLSESMWEDCLWNYVFPTLDRVSHMAATSSKDEWQGKELGIRGGKAVHMLIHHSRNTAQKQWDETLVLVFGGIARLLRSFFPFLRSLNNFWSGWESLLLFVKNSIFNGSKEVSLAAINCLQTTVLGHCSKGNFPTPYLVSVLDVYEVFLQKSPNYNGSTTIKVKQEVLLGLGELYVQAQRMFDDQMYKRLLAIIGLAIKQTVTKSDNCEAEPGHVPHLLRTVLEVLPILHPAEHLSSMWLILLRELLQYLPGQDSPPQGEEEEAGEVSTSDHIPDVNVKMKCETPNDTASASVQKAELPSPTSSSAQEATVNIPSYLLAEKLIPVLVDLILQAPAVEKYIIFPEVIHSLGRSMTTRRDNPDDSLWRLAVKGFNRMLVGDISETTVDSGPDSKFSKPARLRIWKKVADVYEIFLVGYCGRALPSNSLSPATLKDDESLEMTIVDILGEHILKSPIDAPIEILQRLVSTLDRCASRTCSLPVETVELMPLHCSRFSLKCLQTLFSLSSFSDEEGNWSLTRSEVSKLVIMVLMMRCECILNRFLADEKDVGDRPLPRVRLEEVIFVLQELARLVIHSDTASVLPLNPHLRSTLAEGSSGKQPHLLVLFPSLSELVVSREGRVRELVKDLLKLIANELTLEKVSTGC
- the LOC108473634 gene encoding uncharacterized protein LOC108473634 isoform X3: MFKILVPYEQVLQHQICSLLMTSLRTNYELEGEVGEPYFRRLVLRSVAHIIKLYSSSLITECEVFLSMLIKLTFLDLPLWHRILVLEILRGFCVEARTLRILFQNFDMHPKNTNVVEGMVKALARVVSSVQFLETSEESLAAVAGMFSSKAKGIEWSLDNDASNAAVLVASEAHAISLAIEGLLGVVFTVASLTDEAVDAGELESPRCDYVPSAKCTGKTAVLCISMVDSLWLTILDALSLILARSQGEAIVLEILKGYQAFTQACGVLHAIEPLNSFLASLCKFTINFPNEVERRSGVLLSPASKRSDINFDQRDNIVLTPKNVQALRTLFNIAHRLHNVLGPSWVLVLETLSALDRAIHSPHAATQEISTSVPRVTRALSGQYSDFSILSSLNSQLFESSALMHISAVKSLLSALCQLSHQCMLDTSSGFGPSTSQKIGSISFSVERMISILVNNLHRVLPLWDQVVGHFLELADNSNQHLRNMALDALDQSICAVLGSENEDHALSRSDDNSQDLESNETELRLLESAVISPLRVLYSSSQSIDVRAGSLKILLHVLERCGEKLRYCWPDILELLRSVADASEKDLVTLGFQSLRVIMNDGLSSIPPDYLNVCIDVTGAYGAQKTELNISLTAIGLLWTTTDFIVKGLSHESAEEKETEIMEVISVSNKMDGQNGEEQTDNISVDINSHSPSANMVDRDKLIVSVFSLLQKLGADERPEVRNSAIRTLFQILGGHGQKLSESMWEDCLWNYVFPTLDRVSHMAATSSKDEWQGKELGIRGGKAVHMLIHHSRNTAQKQWDETLVLVFGGIARLLRSFFPFLRSLNNFWSGWESLLLFVKNSIFNGSKEVSLAAINCLQTTVLGHCSKGNFPTPYLVSVLDVYEVFLQKSPNYNGSTTIKVKQEVLLGLGELYVQAQRMFDDQMYKRLLAIIGLAIKQTVTKSDNCEAEPGHVPHLLRTVLEVLPILHPAEHLSSMWLILLRELLQYLPGQDSPPQGEEEEAGEVSTSDHIPDVNVKMKCETPNDTASASVQKAELPSPTSSSAQEATVNIPSYLLAEKLIPVLVDLILQAPAVEKYIIFPEVIHSLGRSMTTRRDNPDDSLWRLAVKGFNRMLVGDISETTVDSGPDSKFSKPARLRIWKKVADVYEIFLVGYCGRALPSNSLSPATLKDDESLEMTIVDILGEHILKSPIDAPIEILQRLVSTLDRCASRTCSLPVETVELMPLHCSRFSLKCLQTLFSLSSFSDEEGNWSLTRSEVSKLVIMVLMMRCECILNRFLADEKDVGDRPLPRVRLEEVIFVLQELARLVIHSDTASVLPLNPHLRSTLAEGSSGKQPHLLVLFPSLSELVVSREGRVRELVKDLLKLIANELTLEKVSTGC
- the LOC108473634 gene encoding uncharacterized protein LOC108473634 isoform X4, which produces MTSLRTNYELEGEVGEPYFRRLVLRSVAHIIKLYSSSLITECEVFLSMLIKLTFLDLPLWHRILVLEILRGFCVEARTLRILFQNFDMHPKNTNVVEGMVKALARVVSSVQFLETSEESLAAVAGMFSSKAKGIEWSLDNDASNAAVLVASEAHAISLAIEGLLGVVFTVASLTDEAVDAGELESPRCDYVPSAKCTGKTAVLCISMVDSLWLTILDALSLILARSQGEAIVLEILKGYQAFTQACGVLHAIEPLNSFLASLCKFTINFPNEVERRSGVLLSPASKRSDINFDQRDNIVLTPKNVQALRTLFNIAHRLHNVLGPSWVLVLETLSALDRAIHSPHAATQEISTSVPRVTRALSGQYSDFSILSSLNSQLFESSALMHISAVKSLLSALCQLSHQCMLDTSSGFGPSTSQKIGSISFSVERMISILVNNLHRVLPLWDQVVGHFLELADNSNQHLRNMALDALDQSICAVLGSENEDHALSRSDDNSQDLESNETELRLLESAVISPLRVLYSSSQSIDVRAGSLKILLHVLERCGEKLRYCWPDILELLRSVADASEKDLVTLGFQSLRVIMNDGLSSIPPDYLNVCIDVTGAYGAQKTELNISLTAIGLLWTTTDFIVKGLSHESAEEKETEIMEVISVSNKMDGQNGEEQTDNISVDINSHSPSANMVDRDKLIVSVFSLLQKLGADERPEVRNSAIRTLFQILGGHGQKLSESMWEDCLWNYVFPTLDRVSHMAATSSKDEWQGKELGIRGGKAVHMLIHHSRNTAQKQWDETLVLVFGGIARLLRSFFPFLRSLNNFWSGWESLLLFVKNSIFNGSKEVSLAAINCLQTTVLGHCSKGNFPTPYLVSVLDVYEVFLQKSPNYNGSTTIKVKQEVLLGLGELYVQAQRMFDDQMYKRLLAIIGLAIKQTVTKSDNCEAEPGHVPHLLRTVLEVLPILHPAEHLSSMWLILLRELLQYLPGQDSPPQGEEEEAGEVSTSDHIPDVNVKMKCETPNDTASASVQKAELPSPTSSSAQEATVNIPSYLLAEKLIPVLVDLILQAPAVEKYIIFPEVIHSLGRSMTTRRDNPDDSLWRLAVKGFNRMLVGDISETTVDSGPDSKFSKPARLRIWKKVADVYEIFLVGYCGRALPSNSLSPATLKDDESLEMTIVDILGEHILKSPIDAPIEILQRLVSTLDRCASRTCSLPVETVELMPLHCSRFSLKCLQTLFSLSSFSDEEGNWSLTRSEVSKLVIMVLMMRCECILNRFLADEKDVGDRPLPRVRLEEVIFVLQELARLVIHSDTASVLPLNPHLRSTLAEGSSGKQPHLLVLFPSLSELVVSREGRVRELVKDLLKLIANELTLEKVSTGC